TTTCCGGCTCGTCGGTAGGGGTATGGGAAGATGAATACCCACCGGTAAGGTAAGGAAATATGACAGACTTTGTAGATAGAGTGACCGTCCATGTCAAGGGCGGGGACGGCGGCAATGGGTCCGCAGGCGTGAAGCGCGAAAAATACAAGCCCTTGGCCGGGCCGAACGGCGGCAATGGCGGGGATGGCGGTTCAGTCATCTTCGTGGCCGACGCCAATGCCAACAACTTGCTTGATTATCGTTTCGTCCCGCACCGCAAAGCCGAAAGCGGCACGATGGGCCTGGGCGACACCAAAGACGGCTCGAAAGGCGCCGACGTGGTGCTGCCGGTTCCGCCGGGAACCGTGATTTTCGAAGCCAAAGGTGCGCAGGGCAAGGCCAAGCACCCCGGTCGTGAGCTGGCTGATCTGCGTCATGCCGGTGACCGGTTCGTCGCCGCTGCGGGCGGCATGGGTGGTTTGGGCAACGCCGCGCTGGCCAACAAGACACGCCGTGCTCCCGGATTTGCGCTGCTTGGCGAACCGGGCGAGGAACGCGACGTGATCCTTGAACTTAAGTCCATCGCCGACGTGGCATTGGTCGGTTTCCCGTCGGCCGGCAAGTCGAGCCTGATTGCCGCGATGAGCGCCGCAAAGCCGAAAATCGCCGATTATCCGTTCACTACGCTTGTGCCGAACCTCGGCGTGGTGAAGCTTGAGGAATACCGCTATACCATTGCCGACGTGCCGGGGCTCATTCCTGGGGCTTCGGAAGGCAAGGGACTAGGCCTCGAGTTCCTGCGCCATATCGAACGCACCGAAATCATCGCCCACGTCATCGATTGCGCCACGTTGGAGCCGGATCGCGATCCGATTTCCGACTATCACGCGCTGGAAGACGAGTTGGCGAAGTACGCCGCGAAGCTCAAGCTGCCGCTCGGCGTCATCCCGATTCCCGAACGCCCGCGCGTCATTATCCTCAATAAGGCCGACGTGCCCGAAGCCAAGGAATTAGCCGAATTTGTGCGTCCCGAGTTCGTTAGTATGGGACTCAAGACCTTCATTGTCTCGACGGCCTCGCATGAGGGCCTGAAGGAACTCGGCTTCGCCTTGGGCAAGATGGTTACCGAACTGCGCGCGAAATTAGCTAAAGAAGAAGCCGATCGCGACGAGGAGCGCGTGGTCATTAAGCCGTTGGAGCAGCCGGCGCGTCGTCGCCGTCGTGCCGATGATGAACGTGGCACTTCGCTCGACTTCCATGTCGAGCGTGAAAGCAACCGTAGGGGAGCGGTGTGGTTCACCGTCACCGGTGCGAAGCCGGAGCGTTGGGTGCGTCAGACCAATTTCGACAACGACGAGGCCGTGGGCTATCTTGCCGACCGTCTGGCCGGTTTGGGTGTCGAGGACGAATTGCGTCGCCACGGCGCCAAGCCCGGTGATGAAGTGCGTATCGGCAAGGGCGAGAACATGGTCGCCTTCGATTGGGACCCGACCATCGCCGCCGGTGCGGAAATGCTGGATGGCGCCCAATTGGGTGCCCGCGGCAAGGATCTGCGTCTGGACGACGGAGCCGACGGCAACCGTGTCCGTCGTCGTACCAACGCCGAACGCCGTCGCCAGTATCACGAAATGATGGATGCCAAAACCGCTGTACGCGAGGCGATGCGTCAGGAACGCACGGCAGGTCACTGGGCTGATCCGAGCGTCGACGACGACCGTCATGACGAGCACGCGATTCTTGGCGGTCACGACGACGGCGAGGACGAAGAGTGATTGCAAGCAGTCGTCTGATTTCCTTGCAAGCGTCGTGTGCCATCTGCCTGTGCCGAGGAGGTTTTGACAGTCAAGGGCAGCTGAAGTCGTGAGGTTTGCGTACCGGATTCTGGCAGGGAAACGGCCACGCGGAGTCTGCCTTGCTCATGGCGTATCTTTGACGTTGGAATTCGGCGGTGGCCTGACCACTACAACGGGAGGCCGTCGCAATCAAGGGCAATATAGAACAAAACGAGGCGAACAACGCAGATGAGCAACAGTGAGACCGAATCCCAGGTGCGTCAGGACGTGGCATCCGCCCATACCGTCGTGGTAAAAGTCGGTTCCAGCTCATTGACCAAGCCTTCCGGCCATTTAGACACGGATAAAGTCGGCGCGCTGGTTGAGGTCTTGGCACAAGCAGCTAAAAACGGCACCCGCATGGTATTGGTATCATCCGGTGCTATCGCCGCCGGTTTTGGCCCGCTCGGTTTCGATGCGAGGCCGGCAGACGT
The window above is part of the Bifidobacterium sp. ESL0732 genome. Proteins encoded here:
- the obgE gene encoding GTPase ObgE, translating into MTDFVDRVTVHVKGGDGGNGSAGVKREKYKPLAGPNGGNGGDGGSVIFVADANANNLLDYRFVPHRKAESGTMGLGDTKDGSKGADVVLPVPPGTVIFEAKGAQGKAKHPGRELADLRHAGDRFVAAAGGMGGLGNAALANKTRRAPGFALLGEPGEERDVILELKSIADVALVGFPSAGKSSLIAAMSAAKPKIADYPFTTLVPNLGVVKLEEYRYTIADVPGLIPGASEGKGLGLEFLRHIERTEIIAHVIDCATLEPDRDPISDYHALEDELAKYAAKLKLPLGVIPIPERPRVIILNKADVPEAKELAEFVRPEFVSMGLKTFIVSTASHEGLKELGFALGKMVTELRAKLAKEEADRDEERVVIKPLEQPARRRRRADDERGTSLDFHVERESNRRGAVWFTVTGAKPERWVRQTNFDNDEAVGYLADRLAGLGVEDELRRHGAKPGDEVRIGKGENMVAFDWDPTIAAGAEMLDGAQLGARGKDLRLDDGADGNRVRRRTNAERRRQYHEMMDAKTAVREAMRQERTAGHWADPSVDDDRHDEHAILGGHDDGEDEE